TTCGGTCATAATAGACTGGGCCACGATGTCTTTTGGCAAGGCAAAAGAGGGTTGTATGGTAATGGCCGCATCTATCTCCCCGACTTCGAGTTTCTCAAATAACTCTATAGCACGTCCAGGGACAATCTCTGTCTGCATTAATGGGGCGAGCAGAGTAATCGCCTTTAGCGCTTCGGGTAAAATACCCACTTGTACTGAATTGATAGCGCCAATTCTAAGCTGTCCATAGTAGCTCGCAATGTCAGTATCTGAAGGCAGCTGCATGGTGGCATAAAGCGCCAAAATCTCTTTGGCAATAGGCAAAATACGGGTGCCTTGCGGGTTGAGCGTGATGGCTCTGGCAGAGCGGGTAAATAATGACAATCCCAAATTATCTTCTAAGGTTTTAATCTGGGCACTGACCGCCGATTGGGTCAGGTTGATATGCCGAGCAGCCGCGGCAAAACTGTCCAATTCGCAAACGGCTACAAAGGTTTTAAGCTCTCTTATCATTGATGTCACCACACTTATTATCACCACGGTCAGATAAGGTACAACAATGATACCCTGCTGCCAATGTTATATTTTTTTGTTCGCTGTGCCTTTGCCGACAGGGACTACAAAAGTATGATGTTGGCAGTACGCAAGAGAAGTTGATACCAGTAGCGTGCTTTTACCTCATCGATTGTCATTATACGTTCATTTTTGTTCTATAGAATGCGTGGATTCTTTTGGATTACCAGTGATGTGACACACTTTTAATCCACGATAAAAACAGTATATACGGTCATCGTATTTTACTGATATCTATGAAGATTTCTATTGCGATAACAGCGAGTCGATATAATGAGCAGTTACCTGTGTTTGACAGATTATGAAAAGAATTTGATTGATAGCGCTTTACTTATCTTGATGCAAAAAAACATTCAATATAGCAACCAGTCAACAGAAGACTTCATACAGCAGCACTATCAAAACTTTAACCTGACGCTTTTTGAATTATGCGCAAAAATCAAATCTCCTGATTTTGATAAGAATATGAGTCTATCCTCAAAAGAAATCAAAAGCATTAAAAAAGGGTTGACCTCGCTATACAGCCTTATCTCTCAAAAAGCGGTGAAGAAAAAAGAGGTGAACCAAAAAGATGACTATAAAAGTTATAAGCTACAAATCATAGAGCTGGAGAAAAAAATTGGGGTGATAGAAATGGCTTAAGAACGGGCGATTATTTTGCGCCGTTTGTTATATAGCTAATCCTAAATAAAAAAGGTACAACAATGATGCTGGACTGCCAACGATATATTTTCGTCGCCTCTGTCTGCGAAGGCACAGCAAGCAAGAAAATATGACGTTGGCAGCACTGTATGTATTTTATACTGGATTGACTATAGTTGATTTATTTTAAAACCGATACCGTGCTACTGGTATGAATGTTGCGCCGCCTCTGTTTAGCAGCACGCAAGAAGCATTCATACCAGTAGCACGTGGCTATTTTATTTCGACCAAACTGGTTCTATTTTATTTAGAATCGACCGTATTACTGTCGACTGATACGCCACCCTCTGAATTTGTTAAAAAAACCCTTAAGCCTGTCAGAAAAGCTAAATGCTTCTGACTCTGTTACCTCTTCAACATGATGCCGGGTAGCCAATATGGGCTGTTTTACCAATTTTTCATGATGGTCAAAGGCGCGATCAAGGCTGATACTCATCATCGTGAAATTGGTCGGGCGCGGCAGACAACGATATACCTGACCTTTATTGATCAGGTCAATCACCATATGTGCGTCTTTAAATTCCGTCAGCATCAACACCATCAGATCAGGCTGAATGTTTTTTAATGCATAAACGATGGGCGTGATGTTTTCACCATTCAGTGTGGCATCGGTTATCGTAACGCCAAAACTCTTTTTCTGTAATAGCTTTGCTGCTTGCTCAAGGTTGCTTGCCCAACTGACACTATAGGTATGCTTGAAATGCTGCTTCATTTGTTGATAGATATCTTCATTATCGTCTAACACCAAAATGTTGCGTTTGGTATTGCTACTGTATGCTGCACTGTGCTGAATATCATCTGCTTGGCTAGGCTCTTGTAAAATATCCTGCGTTTGCTGGGCAATCTCGGTGGCTTTGTTGACGACCTTTTTGAGCTCGTCATTTTGCCACGGCTTGGTAATATAACGATAGATTTCACCTTCATTGACTGAATCAATCACTGCATTAAGATCGGCGTAACCTGTCAGCAAAATACGAATGGTATTGGGTGAGGCTTCTTTAACCTCGCGCAATACTTCGGTGCCTTGCTTATCTGGCATGCGCTGGTCACTGATGACCACTTGCACTTCATGCTCATTGACATACTGCATCAATTCATTGGCATCCGTGGTGATAAACACGTCATGTGACTGACGAAAGTGCATTTTTAGACTGCGTAAAATGCGCGGCTCATCGTCGATAAAAGCGATCTTTGGTTTTTGCATGACACCCTCTTTAAGTAAATTTCTTTAAGTAAATGGTTAGAAACATCTCAACTTTCGAACAAAGCTTGTGAGGGTTTATTTTCACGAGATTTAGGCTGTATCGGCAGCATAATGGTAAAAGTTGTGCCCTCGCCCACGGCCGAATGAGCGTTGATACTGCCGCCATGCTGCTCCATAATTTGAGTGCTGATGGCAAGTCCTAAGCCTGTACCATCACCTGCTTTTTTGGTGGTGAAAAATGGTTCAAAGATACGCGCCAATGTGCTTTCATTGATGCCTTGCCCATTGTCGGCGACTTGAACCATTATTTTTTGCTGTGCTTCATCGACAGATGAGATAATGTGCAACTCACCTTTACGGTCAGGTTTGATGGCTTGAGCGGCATTGTTGAATAAATTCAGCAACACCTGATTGATTTGAGAAGGATTGCATTGCACCAAAGGTAGCAGCGCTAAATCGGTCGTAACCGCCATGCTCTTAAGGTTGTTGCGTGTCATGACGAGCGAAGTATTGATACAGTCATTGATATCGACGTCCTTTACTTTGGACTCATCGATTCGAGAAAAGTCGCGCAAGCTAAGTACCAACTCCGCAATCTGATCGACACCGTATAATCCATCCTTGATGAGATCTGCCAAGTCCTCACTCACCTCGTCTGCTTTGATTTCTTCACAGCACTGCAAGGTTTGATCGATAAGCTGTGCTACTTGTTCTTGGTTCGCATCAGGTGTTTTTAGCGCTTGTAATAATTGATCGGTATGGCTGAGCAGTTCATCAAAGCGCACCAGATTGTCACCAACCAATTCCATGTTACTACGTACATAACCGAGTGGTGTATTGACCTCATGCGCCACGCCTGCCACCATTTGTCCGAGCGTGGCCATTTTTTCAGAGCGTACCAGCTGTACTTGCGAGGCTTTTAACTCATCCATCGCCTGCTGCAAATCTTGAGTACGAGCGGCGACTTGCTTTTCGAGATGGACATTGATTTCGGCAAGCGCGCCTTCGTTTTCGACAACCCGATCAATCAACTGGTTGGTCTGATCGCTGATGATTTGAATCTCACTCACATTGGAATTGGGCAATTTGTGATCGCTGAGTTTTTGATATTGTTTTTGTTCAATCAAAGCGCCCATGTCTGCTACTGCCGAGGCCATACGCTTTAACGGTCGAGTAAAATAGCGACGGAACACCCATGCGGTCAGAAGCAAAATAGGCAGAAAACCCAATAGCATTGCCTGAATGAGCTGATTAGACAGCGCATTGGCAACACTCATCATGTCGCTGTTTGGTTTGACAATGACCATTTTCCAATAAGTGAATGGCATACGAAACACGAAAGCGGTGGCAGGCTCTTGTAATACAAAATCATTGGGTACATCGATGGTGTCCACTAAATGACTGTCTACCAAATTAAAGGTCTGATCGATGTTTAGTAGGAGCAGCGCTGAGAGCAGCTTAGACTCTTGCTCGCTGATTTTACCCACATTGGTGGTACTCAAAATACTGCGTGCTGCCAACGTATAACGGTTCTCGTCTTTGGCAACGGCTTCATCAATAAGCGTTTGATTGATACTATCCAGACTATCAGCAATGGGCGCAAAACCAGGCGTTTTTTCTGCCAACTGATGCGCGGTCACCATCTCGCCTTGAGGGTTGTTTTCGGTCACTTGAGTGACAATAGATTGGTCAGGAAACGTTAAAAACCGATTGTCCAAATCTACTAAAAATACGTAACCACCAAGCTTTTCTTGCCATTTTTTCATGGCTGTATCGAGGTTATCGAGCAGCAGATTGAACGTCACTACCCCGTCAAAGGCTTGATTGCGACTGTCATACAAGGCTTTAGCACAGGTCATCATTGGCTGATTGCTCACCGGATCAAAGTACGCTCGGCTCCACACACAATGATCATGACGCGCATACATTGCAGGGATGTACCACCAGTCTCGATAATATGCATTGGGCGTTTGCAGCACCTGATTGTAGCGCTCTGTCTGCTGCATGACACCAGATTGATCACGCATCCACACAAATGATTTGCGATCTCGTCCCTCAGTATATGTGTTGAGATCAAACCACACACCCCCGCCCACGATTCTCTGATCGGTTTGGCTCATGAGGTTATTAAAAGCCTCTTTATACAAAGCGTCCTGTTTGGGCAATCCGCCAGCTATGGCACTGGTCGCTTTTGCCAAGCCATCGACGTGATTGATACTCGTCATGATGCTGTTGATCACTTCATTACCAGTTTCAACCACAGTTTCCGATGTCATTGCCAATATGCGTGGCTTTCCTTGGGTTTCAATGACCCAATACACCATCATAGTAATGAGCGCAAACGCCAATGCTAAGATAATCAGCATACGTGTGGTGATACTACCGAGCCGACCAGCTCCACTCATAAAAACACCCTATCTGTATGTGCTACGTCTGTACTTCCTAGGATCGGCATCCAGCAATGGAGGAGCGATAAAGGTTGATAAACAGCAATTTATAATGGGCTTAAGGATACGATGTGGTTATGACAATATAGTGACAAAAGACACACAAATTGATAGAAGACAGCAATCCTAGCGCGGATTGAGGGTTTTAGGAGTATTAATACTAAATACTTTTTGTTGAAAAAGTGAGGGCAACTTAAAAGACAACAAGATTGAAATTCATATCACATAATAAATATACAACTAACTATGATTATGCAAATAAAAGTAGGACTGCAACTTACCTATATATTAGATCCATTCACTTTCCAAATATTCATATTCTCTAATATTCTTATTTCTTAATTACTTTGTCTTAAATTTAATCTATCGATATTAATCTCTTTCTTATTTTCCAAAAATTTTGAGCAGTAGTAATGATTATGTAAATATTTTTAATTTTACAATAATTACTCAGACTTACATTATTGAAGTTTATTAAACACTTAAGTAGTAATGTATTGTCAAACCCTAGGCTATGATACTTTTCATATTGGATATGCCAATAATAATCAATCAGATAATTGCATATTTATATTTCGTAATTATTGCTCATGAAGCAGTACATATTAGATGATATATAGGGACAGATTATGTTGGTCAGCAATGGAGTACCTCGTAAAAAAATACTAAAAAATATAGCGAGCACTTCTATAAAACAATCGCTACAAGAAACGCATTCCCCAGCTAGCCAAGAGCCTAGTTTAAGCTTTCAACTCATGACACGCGCTGAACCACCAGCACTGGTTATTGCTACCATTCAATCCCTACTTGCTGTTAAAGCACCTCAAGACGAAATCATTATTATCGATAATAATAATACGGCAACCTCACTATATCGACCATTGGCCGCGTTTTGTGCCAGCTTAGATCCCACGCAGCAAGTGCATTTTTATCATATCGACGCTGTCGCAGGTTTTAAGGCAGGTGCATTGAATTTGGCATTGGGACTGATGAATCCAAACTGTAGCTATCTCGTGGTGGTCGATAGTGACTATCAAGCGTTACCACAGGCAAGATCATCCATTGCCGATGCGATCAAATGCCATCCTGAACACTCCTTACTTCAGTTCCCGCAGTTTTACCGCAATGGTGGGCAAGTGGATACGCAGAGCGAACTGAATCATTACTTCAACCATCATTTATATCGCCCTTTCAATCAAGATCGTGCATTATCGACAGGGACTTATGCAGTTATCCGCCGCTCAGCGCTTTTAAATTTGGGCGGTTGGTCGGGGGCTTCAATTACCGAAGATGCGCAGATGGGTGTCCTCATGCACCAAAAAGGCTTTCACAGTAAATTTATACCACAAGTTATTGCCACTGGTTTATTGCCCAATACGTTGAACGATTTGATGTCTCAGCGTCGACGCTGGATCTATGGCAACATGCAAGTATTGCAAGATTATGCAGCGAAGCCGTTTTTCTTGTCAGCCAAAGAATCTGACAGCCCATTACGTGTGAGTGAGCGCCTAGCTTATACGCGTGCTCACCTCTCACAGCTCAGTGCTTGGATCAATTTCACAGGGTTTTTTATCTTTTTGCAAATATGCGCCTTGTTAGTAATTGGCATATCACTTTTCAATCGTCACTTGGATATGTCTGTGCTCACGCCTTTATATTTGGTGTATACCAGTTACGCGATCTTTTTGGGCAGGCGTTTGTGGGCGTACTGTCATGATGAATCACCGCTTAACAAGCAAATTGATAAAAACCACCAGACCAGCACGCATACAAAATTGCGGGCATGGCTGATGCATCTCAACTTTTGGGAGCTTGGCGCACTATCGTGGTTACCCGTGCTGTGGGGACGTACCAAGCCCTTTATATGTACACCAAAGCAAGAATTTATTCAGACCAGTCGTTCTGTGCAACTGGCAAATATTGCCGCCTTACCAAAACTGCTGCTGACCCTAAACCTCATAACAGCGATCTGTGTCGCGCCTTTTTCACCGCTCTATTCACCCATATTGTTCTTCTGTGCAATGACTGTCTGTTTGTTGAAGCTGGCAGCGGCAAGAGTGGCGATGGATAATTTTGTTGCTACCGAGCAAAAAGCACCCAGTATCAGCACCAAATCAAAACCTGCTATCACCACTTTACATAAGCAAATCAAACCTATAAAAACAGCTGATATCACAGCAGTTTTTGAAGATAAAAAAACCATCAATTACTAGACGTACAAACCTTTATATCTGTTTTTTAAACGTGGTACTGATTGTTTAGTACTTATTTTGATTCATTTTTAGCGTACATTCATTGCTATTTTTTCTTTTGAGGTTCTTATGTCTTGTGACATGTCATCTGATTTTTTAACGACTGCTAATCTTGCTGAGATTCGTCCTACTACTCTTCCAAACCGACCACTGCGTATAGCCATCATCGCTCATTGCCTATACCCAATCGCCCAGCCATATGCGGGTGGCCTTGAAATGATTACCCAGCTTTTATGTGATGAGATGGAAGCGCAAGGTCATGAGGTATTGCTTTATGCGCATGAAGACAGTCAAACACAGGCGACATTAGTCCCCTTCTTAACGCGAGATGAATTCGATGCGACAGTCTATGATAATGAGCATGAATCCTTAGGGATGAGCCGCGAGGAGCTGTATCAGTATTTGGTCTATCAAAGCGCATTACGTGATCTGATCGATCGTGATGCGCGCGGTGAGATTGATATTGTTCACAATCACAGTCTGCACCATATCCCAATGATGACCGGTCAAGCGTTTGGTGAGCGCTTTTTTACGACTTTCCACACGCCTATATTTCCCCAGCTGCGCTTGGCGCTTCTGACGTTACGTCATGGTACCAAGACTCAGTTTACGGCTATCAGTCAACATCAGCAGCAGCTTTTTTCTGAATTCGTACCCTCACAGGTGGTTTATAACGGAATCGATGTGGCGTCTTTTGTAGCCAATATCGACGTTGATACTGCTAGCGATGCCAATAGCGAGCATGAAAGTTACTTTTGGTACGGACGCATTTGTCCCGAAAAAGGCACGCATTTGGCAATGCAATACTGTATGGAAGCAGGTAAAAAACTCATCATTGCTGGGCCGAAAAGTAACGAAGAGTACTTCAACGAGTACGTGGCACCCTTATTGGCAGAAGACTGCAAATACAACGAGTCACCACTGTTTGACTATGTGGGTCATGTCACAAAAGATGAAGTAAATCGGTATTTGTGCCAAGCGACAGCCATGCTATTTACAAGCACTTGGGATGAACCTTATGGGTTGATACTGGCAGAAAGTCTGGCTTGCGGTACGCCTGTCATTGGCTTTAACGTAGGTGCCAGTGCAGAAATCGTCACACCAGATACAGGTATCATCGTGCCAAAAGAGGACAAAGCCGCTTTTATAAGAGGCTTTTCTGAAATTAAACACATATCACGTCAAGCTTGTCGCAATCGCGCTGTGGCGTTTTGTTCCGTATCAGCGATGGTGGAAGGCTACCTTGCGTTATATCAAACAGCGGTAAGTAACAAGCAGCAGATATTTGAGTCTAATGGACAAAAAAGCGTTCAAGCCAGCACTCACGCCGATGCGCAAGAGAGTATTCAAAGCAATGCTCAAAATAATGATGTTAGGCAGATACCAAATACCTTTAACCATTTAAGGGATGAAAGACAGCAATTGACTGCTTCAACTAATGACCTCACTACTATGGCCTATGGAGAATAATGATGCTGCGTATTGGCTATTATGCACATCATCATGGGTCAGGTCACTGCCGACAAATAGACAAGCTTGCCGCTCTACTACCGATTCAAAAAAGGCAGCAATTAACTGTATTTACCAGCTTGGCTCCAGAAGCGTATGCTTTTAGCGCTATTGATGAGCAGCAGATTGTCCGCCTTTATCCAGAGGATGAGCGTACAGATGACGTCTTAAAAGGACGCGCAGGCAAGTATTGGCAACCAGCAAGTCTACATTACTCTCCTATTGGTAATGCTGATATTCAAAAGCGTAGCCATCAAATACTAAATACGATTGTGCAGCGCGACATTGACTTGATGATTATTGATGTTAGCGTTGAAGTGGCCATGCTATGCCGAACGGTAAGTATTCCCTATCTCTACGTGAGGCTACCGGGCCTTCGGGACGATACACCTCACCTTGAGGCTTTTGCTGGCGCGCTTGCGTTACTAGCCCCTTATCCTCAAGCGATCGAAGCGGCAATGACGCCCAGTTGGGTACGTCAAAAAACAGTGTACCTTGATTTTATCAATCTCACCAAAAACGACATATCAAGCCATCAGGACTTTATCAAAACGCTGACGACACTGACTGCCGACCATCCAAACGTTATCTCTTCATTTGCAACCAAACCCATCATCACTGTCATTAAAGGCTACGGCGGACATGAAGCCA
This is a stretch of genomic DNA from Psychrobacter alimentarius. It encodes these proteins:
- a CDS encoding glycosyltransferase family 2 protein, with amino-acid sequence MLVSNGVPRKKILKNIASTSIKQSLQETHSPASQEPSLSFQLMTRAEPPALVIATIQSLLAVKAPQDEIIIIDNNNTATSLYRPLAAFCASLDPTQQVHFYHIDAVAGFKAGALNLALGLMNPNCSYLVVVDSDYQALPQARSSIADAIKCHPEHSLLQFPQFYRNGGQVDTQSELNHYFNHHLYRPFNQDRALSTGTYAVIRRSALLNLGGWSGASITEDAQMGVLMHQKGFHSKFIPQVIATGLLPNTLNDLMSQRRRWIYGNMQVLQDYAAKPFFLSAKESDSPLRVSERLAYTRAHLSQLSAWINFTGFFIFLQICALLVIGISLFNRHLDMSVLTPLYLVYTSYAIFLGRRLWAYCHDESPLNKQIDKNHQTSTHTKLRAWLMHLNFWELGALSWLPVLWGRTKPFICTPKQEFIQTSRSVQLANIAALPKLLLTLNLITAICVAPFSPLYSPILFFCAMTVCLLKLAAARVAMDNFVATEQKAPSISTKSKPAITTLHKQIKPIKTADITAVFEDKKTINY
- a CDS encoding response regulator is translated as MQKPKIAFIDDEPRILRSLKMHFRQSHDVFITTDANELMQYVNEHEVQVVISDQRMPDKQGTEVLREVKEASPNTIRILLTGYADLNAVIDSVNEGEIYRYITKPWQNDELKKVVNKATEIAQQTQDILQEPSQADDIQHSAAYSSNTKRNILVLDDNEDIYQQMKQHFKHTYSVSWASNLEQAAKLLQKKSFGVTITDATLNGENITPIVYALKNIQPDLMVLMLTEFKDAHMVIDLINKGQVYRCLPRPTNFTMMSISLDRAFDHHEKLVKQPILATRHHVEEVTESEAFSFSDRLKGFFNKFRGWRISRQ
- a CDS encoding LysR substrate-binding domain-containing protein; this translates as MIRELKTFVAVCELDSFAAAARHINLTQSAVSAQIKTLEDNLGLSLFTRSARAITLNPQGTRILPIAKEILALYATMQLPSDTDIASYYGQLRIGAINSVQVGILPEALKAITLLAPLMQTEIVPGRAIELFEKLEVGEIDAAITIQPSFALPKDIVAQSIMTEPYVLISPKKWPFHSVKQTLEQHPFIHYSLQSSAGAKLSKFFKKQDIKVNTIMEINDLDAIVRMVESGLGVALIPYAGLWIRSAAPVQIHYLGDNSLVREVVLAYRYADRQQPQINALQQVLGL
- a CDS encoding glycosyltransferase; this translates as MSSDFLTTANLAEIRPTTLPNRPLRIAIIAHCLYPIAQPYAGGLEMITQLLCDEMEAQGHEVLLYAHEDSQTQATLVPFLTRDEFDATVYDNEHESLGMSREELYQYLVYQSALRDLIDRDARGEIDIVHNHSLHHIPMMTGQAFGERFFTTFHTPIFPQLRLALLTLRHGTKTQFTAISQHQQQLFSEFVPSQVVYNGIDVASFVANIDVDTASDANSEHESYFWYGRICPEKGTHLAMQYCMEAGKKLIIAGPKSNEEYFNEYVAPLLAEDCKYNESPLFDYVGHVTKDEVNRYLCQATAMLFTSTWDEPYGLILAESLACGTPVIGFNVGASAEIVTPDTGIIVPKEDKAAFIRGFSEIKHISRQACRNRAVAFCSVSAMVEGYLALYQTAVSNKQQIFESNGQKSVQASTHADAQESIQSNAQNNDVRQIPNTFNHLRDERQQLTASTNDLTTMAYGE
- a CDS encoding ATP-binding protein yields the protein MSGAGRLGSITTRMLIILALAFALITMMVYWVIETQGKPRILAMTSETVVETGNEVINSIMTSINHVDGLAKATSAIAGGLPKQDALYKEAFNNLMSQTDQRIVGGGVWFDLNTYTEGRDRKSFVWMRDQSGVMQQTERYNQVLQTPNAYYRDWWYIPAMYARHDHCVWSRAYFDPVSNQPMMTCAKALYDSRNQAFDGVVTFNLLLDNLDTAMKKWQEKLGGYVFLVDLDNRFLTFPDQSIVTQVTENNPQGEMVTAHQLAEKTPGFAPIADSLDSINQTLIDEAVAKDENRYTLAARSILSTTNVGKISEQESKLLSALLLLNIDQTFNLVDSHLVDTIDVPNDFVLQEPATAFVFRMPFTYWKMVIVKPNSDMMSVANALSNQLIQAMLLGFLPILLLTAWVFRRYFTRPLKRMASAVADMGALIEQKQYQKLSDHKLPNSNVSEIQIISDQTNQLIDRVVENEGALAEINVHLEKQVAARTQDLQQAMDELKASQVQLVRSEKMATLGQMVAGVAHEVNTPLGYVRSNMELVGDNLVRFDELLSHTDQLLQALKTPDANQEQVAQLIDQTLQCCEEIKADEVSEDLADLIKDGLYGVDQIAELVLSLRDFSRIDESKVKDVDINDCINTSLVMTRNNLKSMAVTTDLALLPLVQCNPSQINQVLLNLFNNAAQAIKPDRKGELHIISSVDEAQQKIMVQVADNGQGINESTLARIFEPFFTTKKAGDGTGLGLAISTQIMEQHGGSINAHSAVGEGTTFTIMLPIQPKSRENKPSQALFES